A single region of the Capra hircus breed San Clemente chromosome 14, ASM170441v1, whole genome shotgun sequence genome encodes:
- the UTP23 gene encoding rRNA-processing protein UTP23 homolog, whose product MKITRQKHAKKHLGFFRNNFGVREPYQILLDGTFCQAALRGRIQLREQLPRYLMAETQLCTTRCVLKELETLGKDLYGAKLIAQKCQVRNCAHFKNAVSGSECLLSMVEDGNPHHYFLATQDQNLSMKVKKKPGIPLMFIIQNTIVLDKPSPKTIAFVKAVESGQLVSVHEKQSIKQLKEEQGLVKDPEQRRRKKRKKVSGPNPLSCLKKKKKTQDTNSSASEKKRKRKRIRNRSTSKVLSEKQNAEG is encoded by the exons ATGAAGATCACCAGGCAGAAACATGCCAAGAAGCATCTTGGCTTCTTCCGCAATAATTTTGGAGTCCGCGAGCCATACCAGATACTGCTGGACGGCACTTTCTGTCAGGCGGCGCTACGGGGCCGCATCCAGCTGCGAGAGCAGTTGCCCCGCTACCTCATGGCGGAGACTCAGCTGTGCACCACCAG ATGTGTGTTAAAAGAGTTGGAAACATTGGGAAAGGACTTATATGGGGCAAAGCTGATTGCCCAAAAATGCCAGGTTCGAAATTGTGCCCATTTCAAGAATGCAGTGAGTGGATCAGAATGTCTGCTTTCCATGGTGGAAGATGGAAATCCTCACCATTATTTCCTGGCAACACAG gATCAGAATTTGTCtatgaaagtaaagaaaaagcCTGGAATTCCTCTCATGTTTATTATTCAGAACACTATAGTCTTGGACAAACCTTCTCCCAAAACGATTGCATTTGTTAAAGCAGTAGAGTCTGGTCAGCTTGTCTCAGTGCATGAGAAACAGAGTATCAAGCAACTCAAAGAGGAACAGGGTTTAGTAAAAGACCCagaacagagaagaagaaaaaagcgcAAGAAAGTAAGTGGCCCCAATCCTCTTAGCtgtttgaagaaaaagaaaaaaacacaggatACGAACTCATCTGCCtcggaaaagaaaaggaaaagaaaaagaatccgaAACAGATCTACCTCAAAAGTACTTTCTGAAAAGCAGAATGCAGAAGGGTAA